Genomic segment of Populus nigra chromosome 6, ddPopNigr1.1, whole genome shotgun sequence:
ACACATTAACCACGTTACAACCAGTAAAAAACACCATCACTCAAGAAATACCCAGCAAAATCAACACCACCCCATCCATTAAAAACCAACTACAACTAAATCACCACCTAATTTAGCTAAATCACTCGCTACTCTACCCGTTAACATGcataaacaaaaaggaaaatctCACACAGCTCTCATACATAACTAACGTATGAAACAATTAACACATGTtaatcaaaattagaaaaaaaaaaactcacttgaGAGCCGTTCGCGAGGGTTTTGCAAGGCCTCACGAAGAAACTGATCAACCTGATTGATAACATCATCGGTTACTTTCTCACCCGGACCGAGAGAACCCGAACCCGAGCGCGCGAGCTGGTCTTGAGGCTGTTGCTTTTGCTGTTTAGAGTCTTTATTAAGCAACAAACGACTCATCGTCTCGTCCAAATCAGCCACCTCCCATGACTCGGGGGCTCCGAGATCATCCACCGCCACAGAGCCCTCCATGACAACAACAAATAGACCCAAAaagtgagtgagagagagagagagagatacgtAACAATTGTTAGAGTTTGGGTGATTGGATTGTCAGAATCATCAAATTAGGGTTCGATTGGGAATCTATTAGGTTTTGTTTGGGAATCACTTGATTTCATGTGTGTTAGTGTTAGTGTTAGGGTTTGTGTTTTGGGGAATATTTTTGGACAGAATTTTTGATCGAGAAAGAGAGATAGATGATAGGGTTTGACGATTGCGTGTGATTTTTGTGCAAGCGACGTTATGTTGTGGGTCACACGTGGCGTTTAGATATCGGTGAAGAGAATTTTACGTTGCGTGcgtttacatgtttttatttatatttgttaccTGTTATGCTTCATCTGATTGGGTTCTGTTTGGCTTCGAGTTTGAAAATAACAATGCTTGATATTGTACTTGCTGTTTTTGTGatagtgatttaaaaaaacattttttttataaattatattttttttattagttaaggttttttttaaaaaaattaatggaatttatataaaagtattgtatatattaattaaccagatatatttaaaattttatttaaagtaaaacacaattttagTTTCATTGTATCCATTGCATTGGGGAAAAAATGAACTAAATTTTCAGCTAATAATGTAGTTATTATATTCAATTCAAGGACCGAGAGAATATGGgtcaccataaaaataaataatttttattgaaaaatgttATTTAACTATTTTCAACTATTTTCCATTAAAACCCCACttacaaaaataacatattttcttaaaaaaaatctcataagaaattaaattagtaGATTTCTAGTGCACCACTAGAAAGATGTTGATCCAAAGGGACTAAAATAGTAGATTTCAATAAACATAAGGATCAAACCACACCTCCaaattttcaatatataatcTCAAAATCGACGGTCCAAAACCACCCAATCCCCTGCCGCCAAAGCTGCTGATCCTTACCTGCTTTCAATTTACCTACCCTTACTCCTCGACTTTATTACGAATACACCATCACCACTAAAAAGCTCGAAGCTTTGCATCTCTTGCATCCATTTCACATTCAAAGCGAACCTACAAGAGAGAAATAATGAAGGGTTTTGGCAGATTAATATCGCGAGCTCTATCAAACCAAAAAAGTTTCGGACTTTGCAGAGAAATCAACACTACATGTCGTTTGACTCCTCGCCGCTTTATACATGTTTCATCAGCAACGACAGCGTTTTGGCACAGCAGCGGTGGTGCTTTCCCTGATTCGAAAACGTTGGCTTCTTCTTTGCATCCTGAGAAATTGACCGTTTTGACAGGTTGTTCTATTATGAttgaaattattgttattttatgttatttttaccTTGTGGTttgagtttttatgttttatgttaatatttgttttaagatATGTAaagggtctttttttttttaataatgttgttGTAATGTGGTAATAAAATGGTTTGTTAGAGATTTGGCGAGTTAAGGAAGgaattgaattaatatatgtattttattggTTAGTTAGCTTAGTTAGTTGCAGTTATTGCGAAATAACAACACTTAGATTATTGATTTTACATAAGAATTATGGGGTATGCTGTAAAGATATGAACTTTAGAGGttacagtgtttttttaattctgtgTTGATCAAAGATTGGTGAAGTTCAGTAAGCTGAGGTGTGATGGTTTGCACAGGGCAAAGGAGGACTATGTTTATACAAACTCAATCCACACCAAATCCATCATCCCTTATGTTTTATCCTGGGAAGCCGGTGATGGATGTAGGAAGTGCGGATTTCCCAAATGCACGTTCAGCTATGAATTCTCCATTGGCTAAAGCTATTTATGGAATCGATGGTAAGATTGAATTGGTTTTGTTCTTGGGTAAACGTAATGCTatgattgtttataattttttaacctaTACCCTGTATTGTTTTTTCACAGGTATCAATCGAGTTTTCTTTGGACCTGATTTTATCACCATAACTAAGTCAGATGATGCTTCTTGGGAATTCCTAAAGCCTGAAATATTTGCAGCTATCATGGACTTCTATTCTTCTGGAGAACCATTGTTTCTAGACTCACAAACTGCTGCAGCGAAGGACACGGCTATTAGTGAGGTATATCTTTAGTTTACTGATTTTTCAGCTGTACACAAAAAATGAAGCTTGCTTCTTAGGATTATGCTTGCATTTCATATTGGGTGGTCCTTGGCATGTACTTATGCATTTAAAGTTCTCCTTGGGCATTAACTTATAGTAAAGGTGTACTCATGTTCACTTTTCTACTCCCCCCTCTCTCAATTCGCTTTTTAATGAGTTTAGCTCAGGAGTAGTGCTGGTTTGTATCTGTTGAGAAAATCCAGATGTTTGATATAAGAGGTTCTATCGACATCGATGTATTATGTTATTCAGTTTT
This window contains:
- the LOC133696285 gene encoding nifU-like protein 4, mitochondrial, with amino-acid sequence MKGFGRLISRALSNQKSFGLCREINTTCRLTPRRFIHVSSATTAFWHSSGGAFPDSKTLASSLHPEKLTVLTGQRRTMFIQTQSTPNPSSLMFYPGKPVMDVGSADFPNARSAMNSPLAKAIYGIDGINRVFFGPDFITITKSDDASWEFLKPEIFAAIMDFYSSGEPLFLDSQTAAAKDTAISEDDSETVAMIKELLETRIRPAVQDDGGDIEYRGFDEETGIVKLKMQGACSGCPSSSVTLKSGIENMLMHYVPEVKGVEQELDAEDDEAALTSQME